A genomic region of Rheinheimera sp. MMS21-TC3 contains the following coding sequences:
- a CDS encoding S41 family peptidase: protein MHLPHKLTLMVAAISLLLTGCGGSGSSIDTDDISGGNQLVYTPGQYLAESKLKDYCAIPRKGIDPFSNKAYPDKVGSALHEKLWLRSWSNRTYLWYRELSDLNPAGYNVVDYFHRLKTDGKTDSGASKDKFHFVQNTADYLQQTQSGVESGYGISWHLNQGVPPRKLTVAYTEPGSPAASAGISRGDEVRFVNGVDFVNDNTDEGLAKILAGLYPSSAGESHQIVMQKVAGNQMTYNVQSADVATTPVQNVSVINTDIGKVGYLVFNSHIAIAQPQLISAIEKFGTENISELVIDLRYNGGGLLALASQFGYMVAGNNIIQDRFFEKVQFNDKYPNTNPVTGAPLQPMPFYDTVIDYNQGRLTSQALPTLGLNRVFVLTSESTCSASEAFMNALRGVDVEVIQIGGQTCGKPYGFYPADNCGLTYFTVQFSGINAKGFGDYADGFIPVEYPVYAADVKGCAVEDDFKHNLGNTAEASLNTALYFAKHHSCPVVAASVSQQVDKTDSFAAVKETGTVEFKLKQPNLLLDNRISMPILPLE, encoded by the coding sequence GTGCATTTACCTCATAAATTAACCTTAATGGTCGCTGCAATAAGCTTGTTGCTTACCGGCTGTGGCGGCTCGGGTAGTTCGATTGACACTGATGATATATCTGGGGGTAATCAGCTTGTTTATACGCCAGGTCAATATTTAGCAGAGTCTAAATTGAAAGATTATTGTGCGATACCACGCAAGGGTATAGACCCCTTTAGCAATAAAGCTTATCCAGATAAGGTAGGCTCAGCTTTGCATGAAAAACTTTGGCTGCGCTCTTGGAGTAACCGCACTTACTTATGGTACCGCGAACTGAGTGATCTTAATCCTGCCGGCTACAATGTTGTCGACTATTTTCATCGATTAAAAACAGATGGCAAAACCGATTCTGGTGCTAGTAAAGATAAGTTCCACTTTGTACAGAATACTGCCGATTATTTGCAGCAAACTCAAAGTGGTGTTGAATCAGGTTACGGAATTAGCTGGCACTTAAATCAAGGCGTACCACCGCGCAAACTGACGGTTGCTTATACCGAGCCTGGTTCGCCAGCTGCTAGTGCGGGTATTAGCCGTGGTGATGAGGTTAGATTTGTTAATGGTGTCGACTTTGTAAATGATAATACTGATGAGGGGCTTGCAAAAATTTTAGCCGGTCTGTATCCGAGTTCAGCAGGTGAATCGCATCAGATTGTTATGCAGAAAGTGGCCGGAAATCAAATGACTTACAATGTGCAATCTGCAGATGTTGCTACTACACCAGTGCAAAATGTCTCGGTAATAAATACCGATATTGGCAAAGTGGGCTATTTGGTGTTTAACAGCCATATCGCTATAGCCCAACCACAACTTATAAGTGCCATAGAAAAATTCGGTACAGAAAACATTTCAGAGCTAGTGATTGATTTACGCTATAACGGTGGTGGCTTGTTAGCTTTAGCATCACAGTTTGGATATATGGTTGCTGGCAATAATATTATCCAAGATCGCTTTTTTGAAAAAGTACAGTTTAATGATAAATATCCAAATACGAACCCAGTAACGGGTGCTCCGCTACAGCCAATGCCTTTTTATGATACTGTTATTGATTACAATCAGGGCCGGTTAACATCACAGGCATTACCTACACTAGGTTTAAATAGAGTCTTTGTCCTTACGAGTGAGTCAACTTGTTCGGCAAGCGAAGCCTTTATGAATGCTTTGCGTGGCGTAGATGTTGAAGTAATTCAAATAGGCGGCCAAACTTGCGGTAAGCCTTATGGCTTTTATCCAGCAGACAACTGTGGCCTTACATATTTTACCGTGCAATTCTCTGGCATAAATGCTAAAGGTTTTGGTGACTACGCTGATGGTTTTATACCAGTAGAATATCCGGTTTATGCAGCAGATGTTAAAGGCTGTGCAGTAGAAGATGATTTTAAACATAATTTGGGTAACACTGCCGAAGCGAGTTTAAATACAGCTTTATATTTTGCAAAACATCATAGCTGTCCTGTCGTTGCTGCATCAGTATCACAACAAGTAGATAAAACAGATTCATTCGCGGCAGTCAAAGAAACTGGTACAGTTGAGTTTAAACTAAAACAACCTAATCTACTTTTAGATAACCGGATTAGTATGCCGATTTTACCACTGGAGTAA
- a CDS encoding trimeric intracellular cation channel family protein, with the protein MEQYFYWFDLFGIAVFAVTGTLAAWRNQMDGFAVIVLASVTAIGGGTVRDLLLGAPVIWIDDNNYFYAIFIAAVGTILLLRKRLTVPHNTLQVADAFGLAVFVMTGTQKSLEYGTSVMVAILLGTMSGVCGGMIRDVLCREIPMVFRGELYAITCILAGMLYTGLLALGVDQLQAMLIGMFSLLLFRTASIKWQLTIPVFGKHHNNLGEP; encoded by the coding sequence ATGGAGCAGTATTTTTACTGGTTTGATTTATTTGGTATTGCCGTTTTTGCGGTTACAGGTACTTTAGCTGCTTGGCGCAATCAAATGGATGGCTTTGCCGTTATTGTACTGGCGAGTGTGACGGCAATTGGCGGCGGAACTGTGCGTGATTTATTGCTGGGTGCTCCGGTTATTTGGATTGATGACAATAATTACTTTTATGCTATTTTTATCGCAGCTGTAGGGACCATCTTGCTACTACGCAAGCGATTAACTGTACCGCATAATACGCTACAAGTAGCAGATGCTTTTGGCTTAGCGGTATTTGTTATGACGGGTACACAGAAGTCTTTAGAATACGGTACCTCGGTTATGGTAGCGATTTTACTAGGCACTATGAGCGGTGTCTGTGGTGGAATGATTCGAGATGTTTTGTGTAGAGAAATCCCTATGGTATTTAGAGGTGAGTTATATGCGATTACTTGTATTTTGGCGGGTATGCTTTATACGGGATTATTGGCTTTAGGTGTTGACCAATTACAAGCTATGCTTATTGGTATGTTTAGTTTGTTGTTATTCCGCACGGCTTCTATCAAGTGGCAGCTAACTATACCTGTATTTGGTAAGCATCATAATAATTTAGGCGAGCCTTAA
- a CDS encoding PEP-CTERM sorting domain-containing protein: MKIQKTTLLSCLAAGLLSITGVAHAGLVLDTGAITMGVKDNGGLGFAGVGINLTGGPGDAIMPGCLCEGWGAASNGVGSYTYGDTGTYGFASSTFTSTGPANAVSTVVLSSGLTVVHTYSSAAGGSLFGVNVSIFNTSGSAVTDVRYARTLDWDVGPGHFADDFTTIYGGTTSGPGGNVLHTSFNPFAVPNPMSFRGSYGGVAANSNGVNVPGDLGAYFVLGFGDLLAGESVSFDTYIGAAFTTSSLLSAFGSVGIEAYSYTYDNDGAATYGWGFANVGLPPAIDPDPTDVPAPASIALFTLGLAGLGLKIRRKKSV; encoded by the coding sequence ATGAAAATACAAAAAACTACTTTATTAAGCTGTTTAGCTGCAGGTCTGCTTAGTATAACGGGTGTAGCTCATGCTGGTTTAGTATTAGACACTGGTGCCATCACTATGGGTGTCAAAGATAATGGTGGTTTAGGTTTTGCTGGTGTTGGCATTAACTTAACTGGCGGCCCAGGCGATGCCATTATGCCTGGCTGCTTATGTGAAGGTTGGGGTGCAGCTTCAAATGGCGTGGGTAGCTATACATATGGTGACACAGGCACTTATGGTTTTGCTTCGTCGACTTTCACGAGTACAGGTCCTGCTAACGCTGTATCAACAGTAGTGTTAAGTAGCGGCTTAACTGTAGTGCATACTTATTCATCTGCAGCTGGTGGTAGCTTATTTGGTGTTAATGTTTCAATCTTTAACACTTCAGGCTCTGCTGTTACCGATGTTCGCTATGCTCGCACCTTAGATTGGGACGTTGGTCCAGGCCACTTTGCAGATGACTTCACCACTATTTATGGTGGTACCACATCAGGTCCTGGCGGTAATGTTTTACACACTTCATTCAACCCATTTGCCGTCCCAAATCCAATGTCATTTCGTGGTAGTTACGGTGGTGTTGCAGCAAATAGCAATGGTGTGAATGTACCTGGTGATTTAGGCGCATATTTTGTTCTAGGTTTTGGTGACTTATTAGCTGGCGAATCAGTTAGCTTTGACACTTATATTGGTGCTGCTTTTACTACTTCTAGCTTATTAAGTGCTTTTGGCTCAGTTGGCATTGAAGCCTATTCCTACACTTATGATAACGATGGTGCCGCAACTTATGGTTGGGGCTTTGCTAATGTAGGTTTACCCCCAGCGATAGATCCGGATCCAACTGATGTTCCAGCTCCGGCTTCAATTGCATTGTTTACATTAGGCTTGGCAGGCTTAGGATTAAAAATTCGTCGTAAAAAATCTGTTTAA
- a CDS encoding diguanylate cyclase — protein MMHIKLFTLRYLIAFAFLFCFLPLGATGVDVELEQELERYIQLIDDNKEAEAGDLLQQLKLSYGNANNPAVASKARLLGYLITDSYYKTDIDVKNEAETDALLQQMLQLTEVTDNPNVLTEIYATELELLLFQNKLDDAILKADVLVDLLPHTTDLRIAYFGHNVLGRLYRADTQYELALQHFISGMDVITQTNDKFTLRRRAFLNFNMARVHAELKNWSQAKQLTEQLVRDAIKYQHLDMLPNFYLLLGYIAGIEQRLEDAIQFDTLGLEAALANGNKRLALTFENNLAVSHIDLKQIEQAKTILERAKQRAISIGNEYSRQLSLLNLGYIRVLEGEHDAGIEQIKASMDYFRQHATKVDFESYYDSLSDAYAVAGRYQEQADLLLERMALREDIRTTVREARLNELQNRYDTKAKAQQITILEHENTLKAQLLENQQLQQKLTLLFVILMLFAAVALYSLYRKVRQSNKKLSETNQQLAIQSQRDPLTGLYNRRALHEHMEVRSKKRRENDSESTLTGILMLDIDFFKRINDHYGHSAGDAVLIEVSKRLLESCREQDLVVRWGGEEILLLLDNISLEKVPIFIKRILNKLAEAPVQYEQHRINVSVSGGFIHLPFANISEQELDWEKVMQISDMALYRSKANGRNQVCMINGLNVNFATAETLLYTDLTGAIREGLIDVATVTGPGGNVN, from the coding sequence ATGATGCATATTAAGCTGTTTACTTTGCGATACCTTATTGCTTTTGCATTTTTATTCTGCTTTCTACCTCTAGGCGCTACTGGAGTAGATGTCGAATTAGAGCAAGAGCTAGAACGTTATATTCAGCTTATTGATGATAATAAAGAGGCTGAGGCAGGAGACTTATTGCAGCAGCTAAAGCTATCCTATGGTAATGCTAATAACCCAGCTGTAGCCAGTAAAGCGCGGCTGCTAGGTTATTTAATAACAGATTCTTATTATAAAACTGATATTGATGTAAAAAATGAAGCTGAAACTGACGCATTATTGCAGCAAATGTTGCAGCTTACAGAAGTTACTGATAACCCGAATGTGTTAACTGAAATTTATGCTACTGAGTTAGAGTTGCTGCTATTTCAGAACAAGCTGGATGATGCCATTCTTAAAGCCGATGTATTAGTAGACTTATTACCACATACAACAGACTTACGAATAGCTTATTTTGGCCACAATGTATTAGGCAGGCTGTATCGAGCTGACACTCAGTATGAGCTGGCCTTGCAGCACTTTATAAGTGGCATGGATGTTATTACGCAAACCAATGATAAATTTACTTTACGCCGCCGAGCATTTTTAAATTTTAATATGGCAAGGGTGCATGCTGAATTAAAAAACTGGTCGCAAGCAAAACAGCTAACAGAGCAGTTAGTGCGAGATGCCATTAAATATCAGCACTTAGATATGTTACCCAATTTTTATTTATTGCTGGGTTATATAGCAGGAATAGAACAGCGCTTAGAAGATGCTATTCAATTTGATACTTTAGGTTTAGAAGCTGCGCTAGCCAATGGTAATAAACGTTTAGCTTTAACCTTTGAGAATAATTTAGCTGTTAGTCATATTGATCTTAAACAAATTGAACAAGCAAAAACTATATTAGAGCGAGCTAAGCAGCGTGCAATAAGTATAGGTAATGAATATAGTCGACAGCTATCGCTATTAAATTTAGGCTATATTCGCGTATTAGAAGGTGAGCACGATGCTGGTATTGAGCAAATTAAAGCTAGCATGGATTATTTTAGACAGCATGCGACAAAAGTAGATTTTGAATCATATTATGATTCTTTATCTGATGCTTATGCGGTGGCAGGCAGATACCAAGAACAAGCAGATTTATTACTTGAACGCATGGCTTTGCGTGAGGATATTCGCACTACAGTGCGTGAAGCACGCTTAAATGAATTGCAAAACCGCTATGACACTAAAGCAAAGGCGCAGCAAATTACAATTTTAGAGCATGAAAACACTTTAAAAGCTCAGCTATTAGAAAATCAGCAATTACAACAGAAGTTAACTTTGCTTTTTGTAATATTAATGCTTTTTGCCGCTGTTGCTTTGTACTCTTTATATCGTAAAGTTCGCCAATCTAATAAAAAGCTATCCGAAACTAACCAACAATTAGCAATTCAATCACAACGTGATCCCTTAACGGGGCTATATAATCGTCGTGCTTTACATGAGCATATGGAGGTCCGCAGTAAAAAGCGTCGCGAAAATGATAGTGAAAGTACTTTAACTGGCATCTTAATGTTAGACATTGATTTTTTTAAGCGTATTAATGATCATTATGGCCACAGTGCGGGTGATGCGGTATTAATAGAAGTAAGTAAGCGCTTGTTAGAGAGTTGCCGGGAACAAGACCTAGTTGTGCGCTGGGGCGGCGAAGAAATTTTATTGTTATTAGATAATATCTCTTTAGAAAAAGTCCCTATTTTTATTAAGCGGATCTTAAATAAACTTGCTGAGGCTCCAGTACAATATGAACAACACAGGATTAATGTTAGTGTCAGCGGTGGCTTTATTCACCTGCCTTTTGCTAATATCAGTGAACAAGAGCTGGATTGGGAAAAAGTAATGCAAATTTCTGATATGGCGCTCTATCGTAGTAAAGCCAATGGTCGCAATCAAGTGTGTATGATAAATGGTTTAAATGTAAACTTTGCGACAGCAGAAACGCTCTTATACACTGACCTGACAGGCGCTATTCGAGAAGGGTTGATAGATGTGGCCACAGTGACAGGACCTGGTGGTAATGTTAATTAG
- a CDS encoding VOC family protein, translated as MLKILGIDHVVFRTTKLEVMLHFYCQILGCTVERDKRTENGLVQLRAGSALIDIVQVDSELGRLGGKPPQQDGRNVDHICLQLETIEQDKLIQFLEQHQVHYSDFALRYGALGLTESIYIEDPEQNVIELKPVIAKT; from the coding sequence ATGTTAAAAATATTAGGTATTGATCATGTCGTCTTTAGAACCACTAAGCTTGAGGTTATGCTGCATTTTTATTGCCAGATATTAGGCTGCACTGTGGAGCGAGATAAACGTACTGAAAATGGTTTAGTACAATTACGAGCGGGTTCAGCATTAATAGATATAGTGCAAGTTGATAGTGAATTAGGGCGTTTGGGTGGAAAACCGCCACAACAAGATGGCCGTAATGTTGATCATATATGTTTACAATTAGAGACTATTGAGCAAGATAAGCTCATTCAGTTTTTAGAGCAGCATCAGGTTCACTACTCTGATTTTGCATTACGCTATGGCGCCCTCGGCTTGACAGAATCTATTTATATCGAAGATCCTGAGCAAAATGTAATTGAGCTAAAGCCGGTAATTGCTAAAACTTAG
- a CDS encoding GGDEF domain-containing protein → MLKQCIRFIFILLFSLLALQVAAEESDVDPKLEQQLDQYLELAAKDKEASTAMLEQLYTVAGGTSALQSRARLLAYLTTNAFYVDNLELSDNLLEQLLNITEQTKNPNALSEIYATELELLLYKGKLNEAIIKTDLVKTFLEQATDLRVKYYANNVLARLYRADSQYGESLQHFIQALEATEATDNALKLRRRTFLNYNIAHIQVELKNWSQARDIAEQLIADATKYEYTSILPELYLLMGFIAGAEKQPKEAIKYFELGIEATLKVDWEALALVFENNIGAIYIELAQYSQAKQVLQAALARALTLEDEASQQLIKLNLGYIRVMNGEHTAGIEQMLASLAYFEEHTKKADYEPKLEWLAKAYAAAGLYQQQAETLLKQMQLREDVRSADRDARLSELHNRFDNKSKAQKIIILEQENTLKAQLLENKQLQQKLSFLFVVLMLFAAVALYFLYRKVRQSNKKLYETNLQLAIQSQRDPLTGLYNRRALHEHMIGRAKHRRSNDNDETLTGILMLDIDFFKRINDHYGHSAGDAVLIEVSNRLLDSCREQDIVVRWGGEEILLLLNDISLAQVPVFIERILNKLAETPVQYEQHRINISVSGGFIHLPFSGVNEQQLDWEKVMQIADMALYLSKANGRNQVCVVNGLKVEFEQAKALLYGDLSSAIREGLVDVTTISGAKGNVS, encoded by the coding sequence ATGTTGAAGCAGTGTATTCGATTTATTTTTATTCTGCTATTTAGTCTTCTTGCTCTCCAAGTTGCAGCCGAGGAATCGGATGTTGACCCAAAATTAGAACAGCAATTAGATCAGTATCTAGAGCTGGCAGCTAAAGATAAAGAAGCCTCTACAGCTATGCTGGAACAACTATATACAGTTGCTGGTGGCACTTCGGCATTGCAAAGCAGAGCAAGACTCTTAGCTTACTTAACAACAAATGCATTTTATGTTGATAACCTTGAGCTTAGCGATAACTTGTTAGAGCAACTTCTTAACATTACAGAGCAGACAAAAAATCCAAATGCGCTAAGTGAGATTTATGCTACTGAGCTTGAATTATTACTTTATAAAGGTAAGTTGAATGAAGCTATTATTAAGACTGATTTAGTTAAAACCTTTTTAGAGCAAGCAACAGATTTACGAGTTAAGTATTATGCCAATAATGTTTTAGCCCGTTTATACAGAGCCGATAGTCAGTATGGAGAGTCGTTACAGCACTTTATTCAAGCTTTAGAAGCAACAGAGGCAACAGACAATGCTTTAAAACTGCGCCGGCGTACTTTCTTAAATTACAATATTGCTCATATTCAAGTAGAGCTTAAAAACTGGTCTCAAGCTAGAGATATCGCAGAGCAATTAATTGCAGATGCCACTAAATATGAATATACCAGCATTTTACCAGAGCTTTATTTGTTAATGGGTTTTATAGCTGGCGCAGAAAAGCAGCCTAAAGAAGCAATTAAATATTTTGAACTAGGAATAGAGGCAACATTAAAAGTAGACTGGGAAGCACTTGCATTAGTTTTTGAAAATAACATAGGTGCAATTTATATAGAGTTAGCACAGTACTCACAAGCTAAGCAGGTGTTACAGGCTGCCTTAGCGCGCGCCCTAACCTTAGAAGATGAAGCTTCACAACAGTTAATAAAATTAAACTTAGGTTATATTCGGGTAATGAATGGCGAGCATACAGCAGGAATTGAGCAAATGCTTGCTAGTCTGGCCTATTTTGAAGAACACACTAAAAAAGCAGATTATGAACCAAAATTAGAGTGGCTTGCTAAGGCCTATGCTGCTGCAGGGTTATATCAACAGCAAGCCGAGACGCTGCTAAAACAAATGCAGTTGCGAGAAGATGTTCGTTCAGCAGACCGAGATGCGCGTTTAAGTGAGTTACATAATAGGTTTGATAATAAATCTAAAGCGCAAAAAATTATTATTTTAGAGCAAGAAAATACTTTAAAAGCACAGCTATTAGAAAATAAACAACTGCAACAAAAGCTAAGCTTTCTTTTCGTTGTATTAATGCTATTTGCGGCAGTCGCTTTATATTTCTTATATCGTAAAGTACGCCAATCTAATAAAAAGCTTTACGAGACTAACTTACAGCTAGCTATTCAATCTCAGCGTGACCCTTTAACTGGACTGTATAATCGTCGAGCCTTACATGAACATATGATAGGCCGGGCTAAACATCGGCGCAGCAATGATAATGATGAAACATTAACCGGCATTCTAATGTTAGATATCGACTTTTTTAAACGGATTAATGACCATTATGGCCATAGTGCCGGTGATGCAGTATTGATAGAAGTCAGTAATCGTTTACTCGATAGCTGTCGAGAGCAAGACATAGTGGTGCGCTGGGGAGGCGAGGAAATATTATTGTTATTAAACGATATTTCATTGGCACAGGTTCCCGTTTTTATAGAACGAATTTTAAATAAATTAGCAGAAACACCAGTGCAGTACGAACAGCACCGTATTAATATCTCAGTGAGCGGTGGCTTTATTCATTTACCCTTCTCTGGAGTTAATGAGCAGCAGCTAGACTGGGAAAAGGTAATGCAAATTGCGGATATGGCTTTATATTTAAGTAAAGCTAATGGTAGAAATCAGGTTTGTGTGGTTAATGGCTTAAAGGTTGAGTTTGAGCAGGCAAAAGCTTTGCTTTATGGTGACTTATCTAGTGCTATTCGCGAAGGGTTGGTTGATGTAACAACAATATCAGGCGCTAAAGGTAATGTTAGTTAA